The Achromobacter deleyi genome has a window encoding:
- a CDS encoding Bug family tripartite tricarboxylate transporter substrate binding protein, protein METKNTARIRVRLIAAALALATTAALPCAATAAGYPDRPINLIVPFSPGGGTDISARLLAAALGEKLSSSVVVDNRPGAGGQIAADLVARSQPDGYTLLFANSGMLAINPWIYKLHSDPVKAFAPVSLFSDLPFVLVVPASLPAKNVADLVALTRAQPGKHTFASSGTGGAPHLSGEIFQQATGVDLVHVPYKGGGPAMTDLMAGRVDMLFASVLETMPYVSAGKLRALAVTGATRSSAMPDVPTIDEAGVKNAQSGSWTAVLAPAGTPQAVIDKLSQAIRDVAGDPAVAAKLESQGAVAHGSTPKELQDLAASERERYGQIIKARNIQTN, encoded by the coding sequence ATGGAGACAAAGAACACCGCCCGGATTCGCGTCCGGCTCATCGCCGCGGCGCTGGCATTGGCCACCACCGCCGCCTTGCCCTGTGCCGCCACCGCCGCCGGGTATCCGGATCGCCCGATCAATCTCATCGTCCCCTTCTCGCCAGGCGGGGGCACCGACATCTCGGCGCGCCTGCTGGCCGCGGCCTTGGGAGAAAAACTCTCGTCCTCGGTGGTGGTGGACAACCGGCCCGGCGCGGGCGGCCAGATCGCCGCGGACCTGGTGGCGCGCTCCCAGCCCGACGGCTATACCCTGCTGTTCGCCAACTCCGGCATGCTGGCCATCAACCCCTGGATCTACAAGCTGCACTCGGACCCGGTCAAGGCGTTCGCGCCCGTGTCCCTGTTCTCGGACCTGCCGTTCGTGCTGGTGGTCCCCGCCAGCCTGCCCGCCAAGAACGTCGCGGATCTGGTCGCCCTGACTCGCGCCCAGCCGGGCAAGCACACCTTTGCCAGCTCCGGCACCGGCGGCGCGCCCCACCTGTCCGGCGAGATCTTCCAGCAGGCCACCGGCGTGGATCTGGTGCATGTGCCCTACAAGGGCGGCGGCCCGGCCATGACCGACCTGATGGCCGGCCGCGTCGACATGCTTTTCGCCTCGGTCCTGGAAACCATGCCCTATGTCAGCGCGGGCAAGCTGCGCGCGCTGGCCGTCACGGGCGCCACTCGCTCATCCGCCATGCCGGACGTGCCCACCATCGACGAGGCCGGCGTGAAGAATGCGCAGAGCGGCTCCTGGACGGCCGTGCTGGCGCCCGCGGGCACGCCGCAAGCCGTGATCGACAAGCTGTCGCAGGCCATTCGCGACGTCGCGGGGGATCCCGCCGTCGCCGCCAAGCTGGAGTCCCAAGGCGCGGTGGCCCACGGATCCACGCCCAAGGAGCTGCAGGACCTGGCCGCCAGCGAACGCGAACGCTACGGCCAGATTATCAAGGCCCGCAACATCCAAACCAACTGA
- a CDS encoding Imm1 family immunity protein codes for MKIIRIVEDMRQGDRMQARAYEAPTESDLLAALDRLDGAVFSSTAFVIDDDTVLSIGGGDGGYIVFMSLGGDVEIHTLIDPAKSEDLDQDLVAGGQMGSYPQFQCVDRTLAASALLYFHEHGAPAPQLRWASE; via the coding sequence GTGAAAATAATCAGAATCGTCGAAGATATGCGTCAGGGCGACCGGATGCAGGCGCGTGCATACGAGGCCCCCACCGAGAGCGATCTGCTTGCCGCGCTGGACAGGCTGGATGGCGCGGTGTTCAGTTCGACCGCTTTCGTGATCGATGACGACACCGTCCTGTCGATCGGCGGCGGCGATGGCGGCTATATCGTATTCATGTCTCTGGGCGGTGACGTGGAGATACATACGCTGATCGACCCGGCCAAGTCCGAAGATCTGGATCAGGATCTGGTTGCAGGCGGCCAGATGGGCAGCTACCCGCAGTTCCAATGCGTGGACCGGACCTTGGCGGCGTCCGCGCTGCTGTACTTTCACGAGCACGGCGCGCCTGCGCCGCAACTGCGCTGGGCTAGCGAATAG
- a CDS encoding extracellular catalytic domain type 1 short-chain-length polyhydroxyalkanoate depolymerase — protein sequence MHPEFQQLMSQATQLTRSGDLAAATAAIQAALRGGLPAAHARRDDSDVIEVEAWEIPDSPGAGQATSDDVVTPARPAGVRGDTFIAGSFRNSAGQRGYKLYVPPNPDNTPRPLVVMLHGCTQDADDFAAGTAMNAAAREQGFYVLYPVQSREANPQKCWNWFKHNHQQQGRGEPSILAGMTRDVIGAHPIDAGRVYVAGLSAGGAMAAILAGAYPGLYAAAGVHSGLAPGVASDLPSALAAMKGAGIRAGAPAGSGVPTIVFHGDRDATVHPGNAESVIAASAGPGVRAETLRVPGAAGKRHSTRHVYRNAAGDIIAERWDVHGAGHAWAGGTEQGSYTDRTGPDATAEMLRFFFERGWAGKQ from the coding sequence ATGCACCCTGAATTCCAGCAACTCATGAGCCAGGCAACCCAGCTCACGCGATCCGGCGATCTGGCCGCGGCAACCGCCGCGATCCAGGCCGCCTTGCGCGGCGGCCTGCCCGCCGCCCACGCCCGGCGGGACGACTCCGACGTTATAGAGGTCGAAGCCTGGGAGATCCCGGACTCGCCCGGCGCAGGGCAGGCAACCTCCGACGATGTCGTCACCCCCGCGCGCCCGGCTGGCGTCCGCGGCGACACGTTCATCGCGGGATCATTCCGCAATTCGGCGGGGCAGCGCGGCTACAAGCTGTACGTGCCGCCCAACCCGGACAACACGCCCCGGCCGCTGGTGGTCATGCTGCATGGCTGCACCCAGGACGCCGACGACTTCGCCGCCGGCACCGCCATGAATGCGGCGGCGCGCGAGCAGGGCTTCTATGTGCTGTATCCGGTGCAATCGCGCGAAGCCAATCCCCAGAAGTGCTGGAACTGGTTCAAGCACAATCACCAACAGCAGGGGCGGGGCGAACCGTCGATCCTGGCGGGCATGACACGCGACGTGATCGGCGCCCATCCCATTGATGCCGGGCGCGTCTATGTGGCCGGCCTGTCGGCGGGCGGGGCCATGGCCGCGATCCTGGCCGGCGCCTATCCCGGCTTGTATGCGGCGGCGGGCGTGCATTCGGGGCTGGCGCCCGGCGTGGCGTCCGATCTTCCGTCCGCGCTGGCCGCCATGAAGGGCGCGGGCATACGGGCTGGCGCGCCGGCGGGTAGCGGCGTCCCTACCATCGTGTTCCATGGGGACCGCGACGCGACGGTGCATCCGGGCAACGCCGAAAGCGTGATCGCAGCCAGTGCGGGGCCAGGCGTGCGCGCCGAGACCCTGCGCGTGCCGGGCGCTGCCGGCAAGCGCCACAGCACCAGGCACGTGTATCGCAACGCGGCGGGCGACATCATCGCCGAACGCTGGGACGTCCATGGCGCCGGCCACGCCTGGGCCGGCGGAACGGAGCAGGGTTCCTATACCGACCGGACCGGTCCGGACGCCACGGCCGAGATGCTGCGGTTCTTCTTCGAGCGCGGCTGGGCTGGAAAGCAGTAA
- a CDS encoding IclR family transcriptional regulator, with protein MDVKTAARVLDVLNLFAEEQKPLLYSEIAAQMQIPLSSCHGLLKTMVARGYLYEIGKKHGYYPTQKLIHVATLICRSDPLNAVIEPVLERVRDLTGETALLAKLADDKVVYLIVAESKQTIRFSHQPGGFKAVHATSSGKALLSVLSSDERQKWFKAYGGFAAFTDNTITTREAFDRDLEAGVARGWQRSAGENVEDVMSVSLGFRAYEQPFAIVVAGPLGRMLKNEATTGKQLEEVKALLHAALPSANLAFVGEDSR; from the coding sequence ATGGATGTGAAAACAGCTGCTCGAGTTCTGGATGTGCTGAACCTCTTCGCCGAGGAGCAGAAGCCATTGCTGTACAGCGAAATTGCCGCGCAAATGCAGATCCCGCTGTCCAGCTGCCACGGGCTGCTCAAGACCATGGTGGCGCGCGGCTATCTCTATGAAATCGGCAAGAAGCACGGCTATTACCCGACCCAGAAGCTGATCCACGTCGCTACGCTCATCTGCCGCAGCGATCCCCTGAACGCCGTCATCGAACCCGTGCTGGAGCGGGTGCGCGACCTGACCGGCGAGACCGCCCTGCTGGCCAAGCTGGCCGACGACAAGGTGGTCTACCTGATCGTGGCCGAATCCAAACAGACGATCCGCTTCTCGCACCAGCCCGGCGGGTTCAAGGCTGTGCACGCCACCAGTTCGGGCAAGGCGCTGCTATCGGTGCTGTCGTCCGATGAGCGCCAGAAATGGTTCAAGGCCTACGGCGGATTTGCCGCCTTCACCGACAACACCATCACCACCCGCGAGGCCTTCGATCGCGATCTGGAGGCGGGAGTGGCGCGCGGCTGGCAGCGCTCGGCCGGCGAGAACGTAGAAGACGTGATGTCCGTATCCCTCGGGTTCCGGGCGTATGAACAACCCTTTGCCATCGTGGTGGCCGGCCCCTTGGGGCGCATGCTCAAAAACGAAGCCACCACTGGAAAACAACTGGAAGAGGTCAAGGCGCTGCTGCATGCGGCCCTGCCCTCGGCCAACCTTGCCTTCGTAGGAGAAGACAGTAGATGA
- a CDS encoding CopG family transcriptional regulator, with product MPPRTPNLASVPKPADEKITINLGYVDLGQIDLLVQEGFYANRTDLIRTAIRNQLAAHGDAVRQVVSRKTLVLGIQHYSVQDLLTVQAAGEMLQIRVLGLATIATDVTPELALATIESVTVLGALHASPAVKAALRQRIR from the coding sequence ATGCCTCCTCGCACCCCAAACCTCGCCTCCGTTCCCAAGCCCGCCGACGAGAAGATCACCATCAACCTGGGTTATGTCGACCTGGGCCAGATCGATCTTCTGGTCCAGGAAGGGTTCTATGCGAACCGGACGGACCTGATCCGAACCGCCATCCGCAATCAACTGGCCGCGCATGGCGACGCCGTGCGCCAGGTCGTCAGCCGCAAGACGCTGGTGCTGGGCATCCAGCACTACAGCGTCCAGGATTTGCTGACGGTCCAGGCCGCCGGCGAAATGCTCCAGATCCGGGTGCTGGGCCTGGCCACGATAGCCACCGACGTCACTCCCGAACTGGCGCTTGCCACGATTGAATCCGTGACGGTCCTGGGGGCGCTGCATGCCAGCCCCGCCGTCAAAGCCGCCCTGCGTCAGCGCATCCGCTGA
- a CDS encoding 2-hydroxyacid dehydrogenase, with the protein MTSTLPASAADLLMVGPLLPELVADLESRYRVHRLWEAEDPAALLREHGGAIRGIATSGRFGATRELIGALPALEGIFSFGVGYDTIDVAAAKARNVVVTNTPGVLDACVADTALALMLAVSRRIAEADRFVRAGRWPAEGFGLGTRMSGKRCGIVGLGNIGLQIARRAQAFDMEILYTNRKPREDAPTSYRYCPDVVTLAAQSDYLVLAVPGGAATRHMVNAQVLDALGPDGWLINIARGTVVDEAALVPALQQKRIAGAGLDVFEHEPATPAEFNGMDNVVLLPHIASGTHETRRAMADLMRSNLDSWFREGQVHTRVV; encoded by the coding sequence ATGACCTCAACACTTCCCGCTTCCGCCGCCGACCTGCTGATGGTCGGCCCCCTGCTGCCCGAGCTGGTGGCCGACCTGGAATCCCGCTATCGCGTCCACCGCTTGTGGGAGGCCGAAGACCCGGCGGCGCTGCTGCGCGAACACGGCGGCGCCATCCGCGGCATCGCCACCAGCGGCCGTTTTGGCGCAACCCGGGAATTGATCGGCGCCCTGCCCGCGCTGGAAGGCATCTTCAGTTTTGGCGTGGGCTACGACACCATCGACGTGGCCGCGGCCAAGGCGCGCAACGTCGTGGTCACCAACACGCCGGGCGTGCTGGACGCCTGCGTGGCCGACACCGCCCTGGCGCTGATGCTGGCTGTCTCGCGCCGCATCGCCGAAGCGGACCGATTCGTGCGCGCGGGCCGCTGGCCCGCCGAAGGATTCGGCCTGGGCACCCGCATGAGCGGCAAGCGCTGCGGCATTGTCGGCCTGGGCAATATCGGGCTGCAGATCGCCCGCCGCGCGCAAGCGTTCGACATGGAGATTCTTTACACCAACCGCAAGCCACGCGAGGACGCGCCGACCTCCTACCGCTATTGCCCGGACGTCGTGACGCTGGCCGCGCAAAGCGATTATCTGGTGCTGGCGGTGCCGGGCGGCGCGGCCACGCGGCACATGGTCAATGCGCAGGTGCTGGATGCGCTGGGTCCCGATGGCTGGCTGATCAACATCGCGCGCGGCACGGTGGTCGACGAAGCGGCCCTCGTGCCCGCGCTCCAGCAAAAGCGCATCGCCGGCGCGGGCCTGGACGTATTCGAGCACGAGCCCGCCACGCCCGCCGAGTTCAATGGAATGGATAACGTGGTGCTGCTGCCGCACATCGCCAGCGGCACCCATGAAACCCGGCGCGCCATGGCCGATCTGATGCGATCGAACCTGGACAGCTGGTTCCGGGAAGGCCAGGTGCATACGCGGGTGGTCTGA
- a CDS encoding LysR family transcriptional regulator, with the protein MELRQLEAFAAVMSTGSVTAAGRLLGRSQPAISRLLQELEAEIGYALFARSGPRVTPTEQGFLLYDDVERALASLRQIRSRAEEIARGQAQPLLLAATSALAAGLVPAALKRIESQTGAARIQLRSASPERVVHAVLTGAAQLGATSLPLEHRGLTVHWIGQAPCVVALPEDDPVARHAVVPVSELAGRRLITMANPFRLRRRLDAALADNVQALGTIETNSSVNALAAVRARLGVSVLEPITAYGAPVTGVAIRPIDLDIPFFFGVITPQSQTLTPACQAMADALAEAAAALLPGFVLHDACEHSALLQSIYGDDAPVMETPAI; encoded by the coding sequence ATGGAACTTCGTCAACTCGAGGCCTTCGCGGCCGTCATGTCCACGGGCAGCGTCACCGCCGCCGGGCGTTTGCTTGGCCGCTCGCAGCCCGCAATCAGCCGCTTGCTGCAAGAGCTTGAAGCCGAGATCGGCTACGCGCTGTTTGCGCGCAGCGGCCCGCGCGTGACGCCCACCGAGCAGGGTTTCCTGCTGTATGACGACGTCGAGCGCGCCCTGGCCAGCCTGCGGCAGATCCGAAGCCGGGCCGAGGAAATTGCCCGCGGGCAGGCCCAGCCGCTATTGCTGGCGGCCACCTCCGCGCTGGCGGCCGGGCTGGTGCCCGCAGCCCTCAAGCGCATCGAATCCCAGACGGGCGCCGCGCGCATTCAGCTGCGCAGCGCCTCTCCCGAACGCGTGGTGCACGCGGTTCTGACCGGCGCCGCCCAGTTGGGCGCCACCAGCCTGCCGCTGGAGCATCGCGGCCTGACCGTGCACTGGATCGGACAGGCCCCCTGTGTCGTGGCGCTACCGGAAGACGACCCCGTGGCCCGGCATGCCGTGGTGCCCGTGTCGGAACTGGCCGGCCGCCGCCTGATCACGATGGCCAACCCGTTCCGCCTGCGCCGCCGCCTGGATGCGGCGCTGGCCGATAACGTGCAGGCGTTGGGCACCATCGAAACCAATTCGTCCGTCAACGCCCTGGCCGCCGTCCGCGCGCGCCTGGGCGTGTCGGTGCTGGAACCGATCACCGCCTATGGCGCGCCAGTGACTGGCGTGGCGATCCGGCCCATCGACCTGGACATTCCCTTCTTTTTTGGGGTCATCACCCCGCAGTCGCAAACGCTGACGCCGGCCTGCCAGGCCATGGCGGACGCGCTGGCCGAAGCCGCCGCAGCACTGCTGCCGGGCTTCGTGCTGCACGACGCCTGCGAGCATTCGGCGCTGTTGCAGTCGATCTACGGCGATGACGCCCCTGTTATGGAAACCCCCGCAATATGA
- a CDS encoding DUF4189 domain-containing protein yields MDYGAAPAPRGEEAMAGWAALGYCGPEPRGIHMAKRLVPGLLVFVACAAASDTPRPRPPDLHGALIVSSNYRYYASILYGSGSEARRSALASCKADEPQATCRVYANFKNQCIAVAANGPHHFVATGKEDWDRQRTRDFSLRLCREKSGSECRLLISACSTSAQKVEDQGIKTDSGSPEIEGFQARLSPLVPR; encoded by the coding sequence ATGGACTACGGCGCCGCTCCGGCTCCCCGGGGCGAAGAAGCAATGGCAGGATGGGCGGCGCTCGGCTACTGTGGTCCTGAACCTCGGGGGATCCACATGGCGAAGCGCCTTGTTCCAGGCTTGCTTGTGTTTGTCGCGTGCGCGGCAGCGTCCGACACGCCGCGGCCCAGGCCGCCCGATCTGCACGGCGCCCTGATCGTTTCCTCGAACTACCGCTACTACGCGTCCATTCTGTACGGCAGCGGATCCGAAGCCCGCCGCAGCGCGCTCGCATCCTGCAAGGCGGACGAGCCGCAAGCCACTTGCAGGGTATATGCGAACTTCAAGAACCAGTGCATCGCCGTGGCGGCAAATGGCCCGCACCACTTTGTCGCCACCGGAAAGGAAGATTGGGACAGGCAGCGGACGCGCGACTTCAGCCTGCGGCTATGCCGCGAGAAATCCGGTTCCGAATGCAGGCTCCTGATCAGCGCGTGCTCGACCTCGGCGCAGAAGGTCGAAGATCAGGGCATCAAAACGGACTCCGGCAGCCCAGAAATCGAAGGGTTTCAGGCCCGCCTTTCCCCTCTTGTTCCCCGATGA
- a CDS encoding DCC1-like thiol-disulfide oxidoreductase family protein, translated as MQPDDNYLLYDGDCPFCSNYVRMMQLRKAAGPIALLNMRDHPELAAKHRAQGYDLNQGMLLHLDGRDYWGADCIHRLALLSTGNDLFNRVNAAIFSSSCLSKALYPFMRTGRSLTLTLLGKKKML; from the coding sequence ATGCAGCCCGACGACAACTACCTCCTCTACGACGGCGATTGCCCCTTCTGCTCCAACTATGTGCGGATGATGCAGCTGCGCAAGGCCGCGGGCCCGATCGCCTTGCTGAATATGCGCGACCATCCCGAGCTGGCCGCCAAGCACCGGGCGCAAGGCTATGACCTCAATCAGGGCATGCTCCTGCACCTGGACGGCCGGGACTATTGGGGCGCGGACTGCATCCACAGGCTGGCCTTGCTCAGCACGGGCAATGATCTGTTCAACCGGGTGAACGCCGCGATCTTCAGCAGTTCCTGCCTGTCCAAGGCGCTTTATCCCTTCATGCGCACAGGCCGCAGCCTGACGCTGACGCTGCTGGGCAAAAAGAAAATGCTGTAA
- a CDS encoding cyclase family protein, protein MRWKNRPEGSNWGDFGPDDQRGCLNYITPENVLKGIGEVRLGLSFCLSLPLDYPGGNGVNVRRLPPKLRPTERDGDQYMNFPLGRLRPGCVDVLSDDIVEMSLQYSTQWDSLAHVGALFDANGDGLPERVYYNGYRPNDHVVGPVDYDVQNGFAKTDLGQGAASNAKKLDITQLAESCLQSRGVMVDLAKHYGRAQKSVGYDDLMRIIEADRIEIEQGDIVLFHTEFGDALLEKNREPDAHTLHEICAGLDGSDEKLLQWITDSKVAAMASDNHALEIYPTQKPNACCAALPLHHHCIFKLGMPIGEMWYLGKLARWLQANGRSRFLLTAPPLNLPGAVGSPATPVATV, encoded by the coding sequence ATGAGATGGAAGAACCGTCCGGAAGGATCCAATTGGGGGGACTTCGGTCCTGATGATCAGCGTGGTTGCCTGAATTACATCACTCCCGAGAACGTGCTGAAGGGCATAGGCGAAGTTCGCCTGGGCCTGAGCTTCTGCCTGTCGCTGCCGCTGGACTATCCGGGCGGCAACGGTGTGAATGTCCGCCGCCTTCCGCCCAAGCTGCGGCCCACCGAGAGAGACGGCGACCAATACATGAACTTCCCGCTGGGCCGGTTGCGTCCGGGCTGCGTGGACGTGCTGAGCGACGACATCGTCGAGATGAGCCTGCAGTATTCGACCCAATGGGATTCGCTTGCGCACGTGGGCGCGCTGTTCGACGCGAACGGCGATGGCCTGCCCGAGCGCGTCTACTACAACGGCTACCGGCCCAATGATCACGTGGTCGGCCCGGTGGACTACGACGTGCAGAACGGCTTTGCAAAGACGGACCTGGGGCAGGGCGCGGCGTCGAACGCCAAGAAGCTGGATATCACGCAGCTTGCCGAATCCTGCCTGCAGAGCCGGGGCGTGATGGTGGATCTGGCCAAGCATTACGGCCGTGCGCAGAAATCGGTGGGCTACGACGATCTGATGCGCATCATCGAGGCGGACCGGATCGAGATCGAGCAGGGCGACATCGTCCTATTCCATACGGAATTCGGCGACGCCTTGCTGGAAAAGAACCGCGAGCCCGACGCGCACACGCTGCACGAAATCTGCGCCGGCCTGGACGGCAGCGACGAGAAGCTGCTGCAATGGATCACGGATTCGAAAGTGGCGGCGATGGCGTCCGACAACCACGCGCTGGAAATCTATCCCACCCAGAAGCCCAATGCTTGCTGCGCCGCGCTGCCGCTGCACCATCACTGCATCTTCAAGCTGGGCATGCCGATAGGCGAGATGTGGTACCTGGGCAAGCTTGCGCGCTGGCTGCAGGCTAACGGCCGCAGCCGCTTCCTGCTGACGGCGCCGCCCCTGAACCTGCCGGGCGCGGTCGGATCGCCGGCGACTCCGGTAGCCACCGTATAA
- a CDS encoding Bug family tripartite tricarboxylate transporter substrate binding protein has product MNKRSFLTATVSALIAAMPAAGALAQGAYPDKPIRVIMPWAAGGPTDVVGRVVAVQMGEILGQPLVIETRAGASGTIGAAQVAKAPADGYTLLMNPSVQGIYPAQFKSLSFDPIKDFRMVGVLGTVPMVAVVPPTSRFKTFADLIEHARAQPGTLTFASPGVATLPHLAGELINTSTKASISHVGYRGSSPALTDVAGGHVDLMYAPLAPALPLIQSGKVVPLAVTTKARLADLPNVPTIAETVLPDFDIMTWYGMWVPKDTPEPIIAKLNKVMVEASKSPKVVEALKSQGTLPSTMSYQEAEAFNLAESARWIKVMKDANIQPE; this is encoded by the coding sequence ATGAACAAACGCAGCTTTCTTACCGCCACCGTCTCGGCGCTCATCGCCGCAATGCCGGCCGCCGGCGCCCTGGCGCAGGGTGCTTATCCCGACAAGCCGATACGCGTGATCATGCCGTGGGCGGCGGGCGGCCCGACCGATGTGGTCGGCCGGGTCGTGGCGGTGCAGATGGGAGAAATCCTGGGCCAGCCGCTGGTCATCGAGACCCGTGCGGGCGCCAGCGGCACGATAGGCGCGGCGCAGGTCGCCAAGGCGCCGGCCGACGGCTATACGCTGCTGATGAACCCATCGGTCCAGGGCATCTACCCCGCCCAATTCAAGAGCCTGAGCTTCGATCCGATCAAGGATTTCCGGATGGTGGGCGTGCTGGGCACGGTGCCGATGGTGGCCGTCGTTCCGCCCACCTCCCGCTTCAAGACCTTCGCCGACCTGATCGAGCATGCGCGCGCGCAGCCGGGCACGCTAACCTTCGCCTCGCCCGGCGTCGCCACCCTGCCGCACCTGGCCGGAGAATTGATCAACACGTCCACCAAGGCGTCCATCTCTCACGTGGGCTACCGCGGCAGCAGCCCGGCCCTGACCGACGTCGCTGGCGGCCACGTCGACCTGATGTACGCGCCGCTAGCCCCCGCCCTTCCGCTGATCCAGAGCGGCAAGGTCGTTCCTCTGGCCGTCACCACCAAGGCGCGCCTGGCGGACCTGCCCAATGTGCCCACCATTGCCGAGACCGTCCTGCCCGATTTCGACATCATGACCTGGTACGGCATGTGGGTCCCCAAGGACACGCCCGAGCCCATCATCGCCAAACTTAACAAGGTCATGGTCGAGGCGTCGAAGTCGCCCAAGGTGGTCGAAGCGCTGAAGTCGCAAGGCACCCTGCCCAGCACGATGAGCTATCAAGAGGCCGAAGCCTTCAACCTGGCCGAAAGCGCCCGTTGGATCAAAGTGATGAAGGACGCCAACATCCAGCCCGAGTAA
- a CDS encoding LysR family transcriptional regulator yields the protein MEFRQLECFIAVAEELHFGRAAERLCMTQPPLSRQIQLLEQDLGVTLFERNSRQVLLSAAGRRFLRDARHLLEFSARAAATARRTSGGEAGHITLGFTAVASYRLMPTMITQARKLLGGVEIQLRETVSTDLGRLLLARELDAILARSVPQQAGIESRLIEREPLVLALPAGSPLCEHATVPLRLLQGQPFVLYSPREGKYFYDRIVGAFGLADVQPEYVQRAGQTHTLLALVRAGLGVGIVPDSARELRFEGVEFRPIGQRNLYADMYLAWHAQHDNPALDAFLQRVVKVDEPGAFRAGGQE from the coding sequence ATGGAATTCCGTCAGCTCGAGTGCTTCATCGCCGTGGCCGAGGAACTGCACTTCGGCCGGGCCGCCGAGCGGTTATGCATGACGCAGCCGCCGCTGTCGCGGCAGATCCAGCTGCTGGAGCAGGATCTGGGCGTAACCCTGTTCGAACGCAACAGCCGCCAGGTGCTGCTGAGCGCGGCGGGGCGGAGGTTTCTGCGCGATGCGCGGCATCTGCTGGAATTCTCCGCGCGGGCCGCCGCGACCGCGCGCCGCACGTCCGGCGGCGAGGCCGGGCACATCACGCTGGGGTTCACGGCCGTGGCCTCGTACCGCCTGATGCCGACCATGATCACGCAGGCGCGCAAGCTGCTGGGCGGCGTGGAGATCCAGCTTCGCGAAACCGTCAGCACCGATCTGGGCCGCCTGCTGCTGGCGCGGGAGCTGGACGCGATCCTGGCGCGCAGCGTGCCGCAGCAGGCCGGCATCGAGTCTCGCCTGATCGAGCGCGAGCCGCTGGTGCTGGCATTGCCCGCCGGTTCGCCTTTGTGCGAGCACGCGACGGTGCCGCTGCGACTGTTGCAGGGGCAGCCGTTCGTGCTGTATTCGCCCAGGGAAGGGAAGTACTTCTATGACCGCATCGTGGGGGCGTTCGGCCTGGCCGACGTGCAGCCGGAGTATGTGCAGCGCGCTGGCCAGACGCACACGCTGCTGGCGCTGGTGCGCGCCGGCCTGGGCGTGGGCATCGTGCCGGATTCGGCGCGGGAGCTGCGGTTCGAAGGGGTGGAATTCAGACCGATCGGCCAGCGCAATCTCTACGCCGACATGTACCTGGCCTGGCATGCGCAGCACGACAATCCGGCGCTGGATGCGTTCTTGCAGCGCGTGGTGAAGGTGGACGAGCCAGGCGCGTTCCGGGCTGGCGGGCAGGAGTGA